A segment of the Phycisphaeraceae bacterium genome:
ATCCCCCCCGTACCCGCGGTATCAAGCACGCGCACCGCCACCACATTGCGCCCCGCGTCCACCACACCCACCGGCACCGCATACACCCGAGGCACGCTCCATTGGTTCTCCGCATGCGTCGCGCCCACATGCACACCATTGAGCCACACATCGTCATAATCATCAATCGGCCCAAGATGCAACTCAAGCGCGTCTCCAGCCATCGACGCAGGCACCTCGACCTCGCGCCGAAAATACACCACGCCGTCAAACGTATCAAGACCATCAGGCCCCATCGACGCCGGCAACTCCATCGTCCCCCACGCGCTGGCGTCAAAATCGGCCCCCGTCCAGCCTCGCACGCCGGCATCATCGAGCGATTCCCACCAGCGCCGCTCTATCGCAGCCGTCATCTCCACACGCCCGCTCGGATCGCCGCTCGCAACGCCAAGAATGGATAACTCTGACTCATACTCAACAAACGCCCCAAGACTCGAAGCCGGCATCCACGCTTCGATCCGCGTGCCACCCCACGCCGTCACTATCAACCCGATCGGCACGCCGAGTTCGGCTCGCAATTTCGTCCCGAAGTGATACGCCGCGGCGCTCATCCCCGGCGCGTGCCCAGGCGTCGCAGCCCGCCACGCTCCCGTCGCGTCGAAGCGCGAGTGCAGCGACATCTGCTTGCCAACCGTGAACACGCGCAGCCTGTCATCGTTCGCGCTCGCAATCGACTCCGCATCCCCAGTCATCGCCAGCGTCCACTCCATGTTCGATTGCCCGCTGCACACCCACACCTCGCCGATATACACATCACGCACCGTCACAGTCGTCTCACCCGCAACAGTCACCGTGTAAGGCCCGCCGGCTTCGCCTGTCGCAACCGAGACCTGCCATCGTCCGCGACCATCGGGCTTGGCCCGCACCGGCGAAGCCATCCACGAGCCCTGCACACTCACATCCTCCCCGCGCGTCGCCCAGCCCCACAGCCGCACCTCACTCTCACGCTGAAGCACCATCCCATCGCTCACCACACTCGGCAGCACAACATCCCCGCGACAGCAACTCCAGGTCAAACAAGCCACCGCAATCACACACCATTTCATCATTCATCTCCAGGTAGAGCACCAATCCTATCGAAATCGAATCAGGAACATCTCGCCCGCGTGCATGTCGCGCTCAAACACCTCATGCGCGCGCACGGTCCCGACAGCCTCCCCCCGCGCGCGCACAGCAGCGTCCTTGCGCAACGCCGCGTCCACATGTTCCACGTGGAACACTTCGCCATCGCCCACACCAAGCAACCGCAGCGTCCCGCCGGCACGCGCGTGAATCACCGCTTGCCTCACCCGCCCATGCGACCACTCCATCGACACCTCGAATCCGCCGCGCGCGACGAGCCCGCGCGCGGAACCATCGGGCCAGGCTTTGGGTAGTGCAGGCAGGAGGACGATCATGCCCTCGTGACTCTGGAGCAGCATCTCCGCAATGCCTGCACCTCCGCCGAAGTTGCCATCGATCTGGAACGGTGGGTGGTCGTCGAGCAGGTTGGGCATGGTGCTTTTGGCGAGCAGGAGTTGGATGTTTTCGTAGGATTTCTCCCCGTCGCTGAGTCGGGCCCAGAAGTTGATCATCCATGCTCGGCTCCAGCCGGTGTGTCCGCCGCCGTGTTGAAGGCGAGCTTCGAGCGAGCGACGGGCTGCGGCTGCGAGGTGGGGGGTGTGGCGCGGCGTGATCTGGTTCGAGGGATGCAGGCCATAGAGATGTGACATATGCCGATGACCCGGTTCGGCTTCCTCGAATGGATGTTGCCATTCCATGATGCGTCCGTCGGACGCGATGGTTGTCGGCGCGAGTTTGTCCAAGGCCTCGGCGATGCGCGTGGTGAGGGCGTCTTCGACTCCGACCAGCATGTGGGCTTCGAGGGTGTTCTCGAAGAGTTCTCGAATGATCTGCTGATCCATTGTGGGGCCCATTGACAGGCTGAGGACAGAGCCTTCGAAGCGGTACGAGTTTTCAGGGGAGGTCGTCGGGCCGGAGACGAGGAGCCCGGTTGCCGGATCTTCGACAAGCCAGTCGAGGTAGAAGAGGGATACTTCGCGCATGTAAGGAATTGCGCGTTCGATGAGGAACTCGTGGTTCTGTGTGAAGCGGTGGTGCTCCATGTAGTGCGATGCCATCCATCCGCCTGCGGTGACCCACATGCCCCACACAGGTTGTCCGGAAAATGCTGCCCAGAACCACGGATCGGTTTCGTGTCCGAATGCGGCACCGCTGCACCCGAGTCTGCGTGCGAACGTGCGTCCAGCAGGAATGAGACGGTCGCAGAAGTCGAAGAGGGGGCCATTGAGTTCGCTGAGGTTGGCAACATCAGCGATCCAGTAGTTCATCTGGAGATTGATGTTGGTGTGATAGTCGGCGTTCCATGGTGCTTCGAGGTGTTCGTTCCAGAGGCCCTGGAGATTGGCGGGGAGCGAGCCCGGGCGTGAAGAGGCGATGAGCAGGTATCGCGCGTAGTCGAAGTAGAGTTCGACAAGATCGGGGTCGCTGGCGCCGGATTGGACGCGTGCAAGACGCTGATCGGTTGGGCCGGACCATTGCGAAGAACCAAGTTCGAGGTGCACGCGGTCGAACCATGAGCGGTGTTCGCTGACGTGCCGGGCGACGCGTTCAGCGGTGGAGCGGGATGCCGCGGCAGCAAGGGCAGCGCTGAGTGACGCTGCAAGGTCGTGCGTGAGGGGGGACGATGGGTTGTCAAAGTTGTAATCGGTTTCGGCTGCGAGGAGGATCGAGACGTGCGTTGCATCGCGTGCGACAAGGGTCGCGCCATCGTGGGAAGTGTGGCCGTCGGTGACGATGTGCGTGCGTGCTTCGAAGCGTGTGCCGAGGTGCGATCCGTTGTGCTGTGCCTGGCCGTGCATGCGCATGCCGCGTTCGATGGGTTCGACGACAGCGTTGGCGGGGCGTGAGAGTTCGAATTCGAAGCGAGTTGGCTGTTCGGCGGTGATCTCGATGACGATGACGTTGTCGGGCGCGCTGGCAAACACACGGCGGACGATCAGCCCCCGATCGGTGCGCACGCCGGTCGAGGCGATCGCGGTGGTGAGGTCGAGTTGTCTTCGATACCGCTGTGGATAACCGATGGAGGGCGTGCGAATGGTCAGATCACCGAGCGTCTGGTGCGAGCGTGGAGCGATGCGTGCTGGGAGGACTCGCTCGGCAATGATTTTTTCGCCTTCAGCGGGCCTGCCTGCGAAGAACAGCGTGCGGGCTTCGGCGATGTGAAGTCCGGCGTCTTCGGGAACGACGGGATAGGGTGGCCCGGCCCAGAGGGAATCGAGGTTGAGTTGGATGCGTTCTTCTTCGATGCCGCCGAAGACCATGGCACCGAGGCGGCCGTTGCCTATGGGAAGAGCGTACGACCAAGTTGGCGCGGGCGATTCGTACCAGAGCGTTCGTGGGCCAGATTCGAGCGGGTGGTCGGTCCATGGTTGAGGCTGGGCGTCGCGGTGCATGGCGATGAATGCGTTGCGATCGCCGGGTGGCCAGGTTGCAGCGGCGGGGGTGTCGCCGAAGTGGATCTGCCAGAGAGAGTTGAGTGGAACTGAGCCGTTGGAGCCGTGAAGCTCGAGGTAGCCGCTGTAGATGCCTCCGGCGCCGCCTGAATCATGGACGCGAACTGCCAGGAGATGTGTTTGTCCGGGGGTGATGAGTGCCTCGTCGATGGGGTAGATTCGGTCGGCCTGCCAGGCGGTGCGGGAATCCGGGGGCATTGAGCCTGAGGCACCGATGAGGACGCCATTGATGAAGGCCTCGTCGGTGTCGTCGATGCGTCCGAGGTGGAGTTTCCATGGCCCGCGCAGGTTGGCGGGAACTTCGATGACGGTGCGATACCACGCGAACCCGTCGTACGACGCCCGCGGACCATCCCACACTGCGGGTACGGGGTGCCATTCCCATGAATACTGGCTGGGTGCAGGGGCGGCAGCGAGCAAGACGAGCACGGCAAGGGCAAAGCATCGAGTGAGCATGAGCAGTTCCTGGCAGCACCGAACGATGTAACCGATAGCGTATCAGAACCTGACACGGAGTGCATGAGCGTCAACAGGCTGAGTGTTGCAGGTGGATCGCCTGATACGATGGTGTGAGCACGCAGGAGATGGGCTATGGGCTTGACACTGGTTGAGAAGATCGCGACGCGGTACGCGGTGGGGCTTGGGGCGGGCGAGTGCGCGAGGCAGGGGATGATCGTGCGGATCAGGCCCAAGCATGTGATGACGCATGACAACACGGGTGCGGTGATTCCGAAGTTTCGATCGATCTTTGAAGGAACGGGGCGCGAGGCGCGCGTTGCCGATCCGAGGCAACCGGTGTTTGCGATTGACCACGACATCCAGAACCTCACGCCTGAGAACCTTGCCAAGTACGCGAAGATTGCGAAGTTTGCTGAGGAGAACGGGATCGATTTTTATCCTGCGGGGACGGGGATCAGCCATCAGGTGATGGTGGAGCAGGGGTATGCGGTGCCGGGTGCGCTGGTGGTGGGGAGCGATTCGCACTCGAACCTTTATGGTGGAGTTGCGGCACTTGGGACGCCGGTGGTGCGGACGGACGCAGCGTGCCTGTGGGCGACGGGAACGACGTGGTGGCAGGTGCCCAAGGTAGCGCGGTGCCGGCTGATTGGTTCGTTGCGCGATGGAGTCGTCGGGAAGGATGTGATCATCGCGCTGTGCGGGGCGTTCAACAACGATGAAGTTCTGAATCACGCGGTCGAGTTTGTTGGTGATGGTGTGTCGGGGCTCACGATGGATCAGCGCCTCTCGATCGCCAACATGACGACCGAGTGGGGAGCGCTGGCGGGCGTGTTTCCGTTTGATGAGGTGTTGAAGGCGGCGTTGCTCAAGCGGGCAGATGTGCTGGCGAGCGAGCGGAGGCCTGGGGTACGGCGGGCGGGCTCGCTGGGGTTTTATACGCGCGATGACGTGGAGCGTTGGCATCGTGAGTGGGAGGGCGCTGACGAGGACGCGGGCTATGCGATCGAGTTGGAACTGG
Coding sequences within it:
- a CDS encoding glycoside hydrolase family 95 protein; this translates as MLTRCFALAVLVLLAAAPAPSQYSWEWHPVPAVWDGPRASYDGFAWYRTVIEVPANLRGPWKLHLGRIDDTDEAFINGVLIGASGSMPPDSRTAWQADRIYPIDEALITPGQTHLLAVRVHDSGGAGGIYSGYLELHGSNGSVPLNSLWQIHFGDTPAAATWPPGDRNAFIAMHRDAQPQPWTDHPLESGPRTLWYESPAPTWSYALPIGNGRLGAMVFGGIEEERIQLNLDSLWAGPPYPVVPEDAGLHIAEARTLFFAGRPAEGEKIIAERVLPARIAPRSHQTLGDLTIRTPSIGYPQRYRRQLDLTTAIASTGVRTDRGLIVRRVFASAPDNVIVIEITAEQPTRFEFELSRPANAVVEPIERGMRMHGQAQHNGSHLGTRFEARTHIVTDGHTSHDGATLVARDATHVSILLAAETDYNFDNPSSPLTHDLAASLSAALAAAASRSTAERVARHVSEHRSWFDRVHLELGSSQWSGPTDQRLARVQSGASDPDLVELYFDYARYLLIASSRPGSLPANLQGLWNEHLEAPWNADYHTNINLQMNYWIADVANLSELNGPLFDFCDRLIPAGRTFARRLGCSGAAFGHETDPWFWAAFSGQPVWGMWVTAGGWMASHYMEHHRFTQNHEFLIERAIPYMREVSLFYLDWLVEDPATGLLVSGPTTSPENSYRFEGSVLSLSMGPTMDQQIIRELFENTLEAHMLVGVEDALTTRIAEALDKLAPTTIASDGRIMEWQHPFEEAEPGHRHMSHLYGLHPSNQITPRHTPHLAAAARRSLEARLQHGGGHTGWSRAWMINFWARLSDGEKSYENIQLLLAKSTMPNLLDDHPPFQIDGNFGGGAGIAEMLLQSHEGMIVLLPALPKAWPDGSARGLVARGGFEVSMEWSHGRVRQAVIHARAGGTLRLLGVGDGEVFHVEHVDAALRKDAAVRARGEAVGTVRAHEVFERDMHAGEMFLIRFR
- a CDS encoding beta galactosidase jelly roll domain-containing protein; translation: MMKWCVIAVACLTWSCCRGDVVLPSVVSDGMVLQRESEVRLWGWATRGEDVSVQGSWMASPVRAKPDGRGRWQVSVATGEAGGPYTVTVAGETTVTVRDVYIGEVWVCSGQSNMEWTLAMTGDAESIASANDDRLRVFTVGKQMSLHSRFDATGAWRAATPGHAPGMSAAAYHFGTKLRAELGVPIGLIVTAWGGTRIEAWMPASSLGAFVEYESELSILGVASGDPSGRVEMTAAIERRWWESLDDAGVRGWTGADFDASAWGTMELPASMGPDGLDTFDGVVYFRREVEVPASMAGDALELHLGPIDDYDDVWLNGVHVGATHAENQWSVPRVYAVPVGVVDAGRNVVAVRVLDTAGTGGINGKPEQMMLVGGGERVWLAGEWRVRRGKAVSEIRLGSRGALEVNANTATVLYSGMIEPIADMSVRGMLWYQGESNRHNAHRYADLMEAMIGAWRARFGGGELPFYYVQIAPFNYGGDTGQTGMLREAQRLAMRVPNTGMVVTTDIGDVRDIHPKNKKAVGERLARWALARTYGHDVVYSGPLVAGAVREGSKVRVTFDHAAGLIARGGAVRHVQVAGADGVFHAAEATIEGETLVVWSERAGEPRRVRLGWGATDELNLFNEAGLPASPFEVEVQ